From a single Aestuariibius sp. HNIBRBA575 genomic region:
- a CDS encoding PAS domain-containing protein yields MDKTMDTAKPTINRPLMTGKSGPTFRVLENYWQELKGARTLPFRSEVNPARIDDALPHAFILQRVSTSMGRVRVGGQQLNNLLGMDPRGMPLTTFFTPAGRMVVAEYLRRVFEDPAIVELPLFSPRTMGRPRLSGRMILLPMNGSDGQVSMAMGAIVTDGLTGRSPRRFEIPAEGFIRCDHVNDLKSVSPLAETPSMNVIHGGRSRFQAKGPSAERPALRLIVNNG; encoded by the coding sequence CCGGAAAATCCGGGCCAACATTTCGGGTGCTGGAAAACTACTGGCAGGAATTAAAGGGCGCACGCACGCTGCCATTTCGCAGCGAAGTGAACCCGGCCCGCATCGATGATGCGCTGCCACATGCCTTTATTTTGCAACGCGTTTCGACCTCTATGGGGCGGGTACGAGTGGGTGGTCAGCAATTGAACAACCTGTTGGGCATGGATCCCCGTGGGATGCCACTGACCACGTTTTTTACACCTGCCGGGCGCATGGTGGTCGCAGAATATCTGCGCCGCGTATTTGAAGACCCTGCAATCGTTGAATTGCCGTTGTTTTCACCGCGCACGATGGGGCGTCCTCGGTTGTCGGGGCGGATGATTTTGTTGCCGATGAACGGGTCCGATGGCCAAGTTTCCATGGCGATGGGCGCGATTGTGACCGATGGTTTGACAGGTCGCAGCCCTCGTCGGTTCGAAATTCCCGCCGAAGGGTTCATTCGCTGTGATCACGTCAATGACCTGAAATCGGTATCACCTTTGGCGGAAACACCATCGATGAACGTGATCCATGGCGGACGCAGCCGGTTCCAAGCAAAAGGGCCAAGCGCTGAACGCCCGGCCCTTCGGTTGATCGTGAATAACGGCTAA
- a CDS encoding class II 3-deoxy-7-phosphoheptulonate synthase: MTEWQKTDWRAKPRVQMPDYLDQSALNAVEGKLASYPPLVFAGEARRLKNHLAAVSRGEAFLLQGGDCAESFKDFSADGIRDTFKVMLQMAMVLTYGAKVPVVKVGRMAGQFAKPRSAPTEVKDGTELPSYRGDIINELDFTEAARIPDASKMLQAYTQAAATLNLLRAFSTGGFADIHRVHAWTLGFTDGDEAGKYRDMALQISNALDFMTAAGLTSETNHELGSVEFYTSHEALLLEYEEALTRLDSTSGNWLAGSGHMIWIGDRTRQPDGAHVEFCSGVQNPIGLKCGPTMTSGHLKALMAKLNPQNEAGRLTLIARFGAGSVGEHLPRLIKAVQEEGANVVWTCDPMHGNTIKSATGYKTRPFDSVLREVREFFGVHQAEGSIPGGVHFEMTGADVTECTGGVRAVTDEDLSARYHTACDPRLNASQSLELAFLVAEELQARRNGLSKVKAG; encoded by the coding sequence ATGACCGAGTGGCAGAAAACCGACTGGCGTGCAAAACCCAGGGTTCAGATGCCGGACTATTTGGACCAGTCCGCGCTGAACGCAGTCGAGGGCAAACTGGCCTCATATCCACCGCTCGTTTTTGCGGGGGAAGCCAGACGCCTTAAGAATCACCTTGCCGCTGTTTCGCGTGGCGAGGCGTTTTTGCTGCAAGGCGGCGATTGTGCCGAAAGCTTTAAGGATTTTTCAGCGGATGGGATTCGCGACACCTTTAAGGTGATGTTGCAGATGGCGATGGTGCTGACCTATGGCGCCAAAGTGCCGGTGGTCAAAGTCGGCCGTATGGCGGGCCAGTTTGCCAAACCGCGCAGCGCCCCAACCGAGGTCAAAGACGGCACCGAATTGCCCAGCTACCGCGGCGACATCATCAACGAGCTGGACTTTACCGAAGCGGCCCGTATCCCCGATGCCAGCAAAATGTTGCAGGCCTACACACAGGCGGCGGCGACGCTGAACCTGTTGCGGGCTTTTTCAACGGGTGGATTTGCAGATATTCACCGCGTTCATGCCTGGACGCTGGGGTTCACGGATGGGGACGAAGCCGGCAAATACCGCGATATGGCGTTGCAGATTTCCAATGCGTTGGATTTCATGACGGCTGCGGGCCTGACATCCGAAACCAACCACGAATTGGGATCGGTTGAATTCTACACCAGCCACGAAGCGTTGCTGTTGGAATATGAAGAGGCGTTGACGCGTCTGGATTCCACATCAGGCAATTGGTTGGCCGGGTCTGGCCATATGATCTGGATTGGCGATCGGACACGCCAGCCGGATGGGGCACATGTCGAATTCTGTTCAGGTGTGCAAAACCCAATCGGTCTGAAATGTGGGCCAACCATGACCTCTGGTCACCTTAAGGCGCTGATGGCCAAACTGAACCCGCAAAACGAAGCCGGGCGTTTGACCTTGATCGCACGGTTTGGGGCAGGGTCGGTTGGTGAACATCTGCCACGTCTGATCAAAGCCGTTCAGGAAGAGGGCGCCAACGTTGTTTGGACCTGTGATCCGATGCATGGCAACACGATCAAATCGGCCACGGGCTATAAAACCCGTCCGTTTGATTCGGTTCTGCGCGAGGTGCGCGAATTCTTTGGCGTTCATCAGGCCGAAGGGTCCATCCCCGGTGGTGTTCACTTTGAAATGACCGGTGCCGATGTGACAGAATGTACCGGTGGCGTGCGTGCCGTAACGGACGAAGATCTGTCCGCGCGCTATCACACAGCCTGTGATCCTCGTCTGAACGCGTCGCAATCTTTGGAACTGGCGTTCCTCGTTGCCGAAGAATTGCAAGCCCGTCGGAACGGACTTAGCAAGGTTAAAGCAGGCTAA
- a CDS encoding GlxA family transcriptional regulator, producing the protein MAQNHELIKSTSEDTKPRRYVFVLLNEFTLLSFAAAIDCLRLANLMSGQDLYHWEVVGETGDEVSSSTGVRFKLDGGLDELRRDDVIILCGGRAVAANTSQKILNWLRRESRKGVVVGGLCTASYTMAKAGLLNDKRATIHWQNQDSFTEEFQDVELTKSVFQVDGNRMSTAGGTSSIDLFLHIIADNHGEELANSVADQQIYSSIRTDQDTQRLSIPTRIGVRHPKLSRVIQIMETNIEDPISPSTLAKDVDMSTRQLERLFRRYLNRSPKRYYMELRLQKARNLLMQTDMSVINVALACGFSSPSHFSKCYRSHYNTTPYRERGALASRLSI; encoded by the coding sequence ATGGCACAAAACCATGAACTCATCAAAAGCACATCCGAGGATACAAAGCCGCGTCGGTATGTATTTGTGTTGTTAAATGAGTTTACGCTTTTGTCATTTGCAGCGGCCATTGATTGCCTGCGTTTGGCAAACCTGATGTCTGGTCAGGATCTTTATCATTGGGAAGTTGTCGGAGAAACCGGTGACGAAGTGTCGTCATCCACGGGTGTTCGATTCAAATTGGATGGTGGTCTGGATGAATTGCGCCGGGATGATGTGATCATTTTGTGTGGGGGGCGCGCGGTTGCTGCGAACACATCACAAAAGATTCTGAATTGGCTGCGGCGGGAATCCCGGAAAGGTGTGGTTGTGGGCGGGCTTTGCACAGCATCTTATACAATGGCCAAAGCCGGGCTGCTGAATGACAAACGTGCAACGATCCACTGGCAAAATCAGGACAGTTTCACAGAAGAATTCCAAGACGTGGAATTGACCAAATCGGTATTTCAGGTCGATGGTAACCGGATGAGCACCGCTGGTGGGACCTCTTCGATTGATCTGTTTTTGCATATTATTGCAGATAATCATGGCGAAGAGCTGGCCAATTCCGTTGCGGACCAACAGATTTATTCGTCAATCCGCACCGATCAGGATACCCAGCGTCTGTCGATCCCAACCCGGATTGGCGTGCGTCACCCCAAACTCAGCCGGGTGATCCAGATCATGGAAACCAACATAGAAGATCCGATCAGCCCGTCCACGCTGGCCAAAGATGTCGATATGTCGACCCGGCAATTGGAACGTTTGTTTCGCCGCTATCTGAACCGGTCCCCAAAACGCTATTACATGGAGCTGCGTTTGCAAAAGGCGCGCAACCTGCTGATGCAGACAGATATGAGCGTCATAAACGTCGCGTTGGCTTGCGGATTTTCATCCCCATCCCACTTTTCTAAATGTTATCGCTCACATTATAACACCACCCCTTACCGCGAACGAGGTGCGCTGGCATCGCGGTTGTCGATCTAA
- a CDS encoding ABC transporter substrate-binding protein has translation MKNLLMATAASALVAGAAFADGHANEIKLGVILGYTGPIESLTPHMAAGAEMAMAEVTESGALLDGATVTPVRADSTCVDAGAATAAAERLITSDGIKGLMGPDCSGVTGAVLANVAVPNGVVLISPSATSPGLSEAEDNGLFFRTAPSDARQGVVMAEILIEEGVTEVALTYTNNDYGKGLSDAFQAAYEAAGGSVTIVAAHEDGKADYSAEVGALAAAGGERLVVAGYVDQGGNGIVRAALDSGAFDMFHFPDGMIGAKLTDDFGSDIDGSMGQLAGTESEGASVFVDLVGDAFDVSSPYTGESYDAAALIMLAMQAAGSAEPGDYKDHIMDVANAPGEEIHPGELAKALEILAGGGEINYVGATAVEFLEGGDASGGFRQVTVEDGELATVQYR, from the coding sequence ATGAAAAATCTGCTGATGGCCACTGCGGCCTCTGCGCTTGTTGCTGGTGCAGCTTTTGCTGACGGCCATGCCAACGAAATCAAATTGGGCGTTATTCTGGGCTATACTGGCCCCATTGAATCGCTGACACCACATATGGCGGCTGGCGCTGAAATGGCCATGGCCGAAGTCACTGAATCCGGCGCATTGCTAGATGGTGCAACTGTGACGCCTGTGCGCGCTGACTCGACCTGTGTTGATGCAGGTGCGGCGACAGCCGCGGCGGAACGTCTGATCACATCCGACGGCATCAAAGGCCTGATGGGCCCCGATTGTTCCGGTGTGACCGGCGCGGTTCTGGCCAACGTGGCCGTGCCAAACGGTGTTGTGCTGATTTCACCCTCCGCCACATCCCCCGGCCTGTCCGAAGCCGAAGATAACGGCCTGTTTTTCCGCACAGCCCCGTCTGATGCGCGTCAGGGTGTTGTGATGGCTGAAATCCTGATCGAAGAAGGTGTGACAGAGGTTGCTCTGACATATACCAACAACGATTACGGCAAAGGTCTTTCCGACGCGTTCCAAGCCGCATACGAAGCGGCCGGTGGATCCGTCACAATCGTTGCAGCCCACGAAGATGGCAAAGCGGACTATTCCGCAGAAGTGGGTGCCTTGGCGGCTGCGGGCGGCGAACGTCTGGTGGTTGCAGGTTACGTTGACCAAGGCGGCAACGGCATCGTCCGTGCAGCCCTGGATTCCGGCGCATTTGACATGTTCCACTTCCCTGATGGGATGATCGGTGCAAAACTGACCGATGATTTTGGGTCGGACATTGACGGTTCTATGGGTCAGCTGGCTGGCACCGAAAGCGAAGGCGCTAGCGTATTTGTTGATCTGGTTGGCGATGCCTTTGACGTGTCTTCGCCTTATACCGGCGAAAGCTATGACGCGGCTGCGTTGATCATGTTGGCCATGCAGGCCGCTGGCTCTGCGGAACCGGGTGATTACAAGGACCACATCATGGACGTTGCCAACGCGCCGGGCGAAGAAATTCACCCCGGTGAGCTGGCCAAAGCGCTGGAAATCCTCGCTGGTGGTGGGGAAATCAACTATGTGGGCGCCACGGCGGTTGAGTTCCTCGAAGGGGGCGACGCCTCTGGTGGGTTCCGTCAGGTGACGGTTGAGGATGGCGAATTGGCAACGGTTCAATATCGTTGA
- a CDS encoding ABC transporter ATP-binding protein, translated as MIKVDNVVKAFGGFKAVDGASLTIEPGSITGLIGPNGAGKTTLFNVIAGVLKPTSGTVTMAGEDITGLPPHELFHKGLLRTFQIAHEFDSMSCRENLMMVPGGQTGETLWNTWFGRKRIANEERALRAKADEVLEFLTIEHLADHKAGLISGGQKKLLELGRTMMVDAKIVFLDEVGAGVNRTLLMTIGDAILRLNQERNYTFVVIEHDMDFIGKICDPVICMAEGKVLAEGTLAEIKANEQVIEAYLGTGLKNKDKGEA; from the coding sequence ATGATAAAAGTGGACAACGTCGTAAAGGCGTTTGGCGGCTTTAAGGCCGTTGATGGCGCGAGCCTCACAATTGAACCGGGGTCCATCACCGGGCTGATCGGCCCAAACGGTGCGGGAAAAACCACGCTTTTCAATGTGATCGCGGGCGTTCTTAAACCGACATCTGGGACGGTGACGATGGCAGGTGAAGACATCACCGGCCTGCCCCCACATGAATTGTTTCACAAAGGATTGCTGCGCACATTTCAGATCGCGCATGAATTTGACAGCATGTCCTGCCGCGAAAATCTGATGATGGTGCCCGGTGGTCAAACCGGTGAAACCCTGTGGAACACCTGGTTTGGACGCAAACGCATCGCCAACGAAGAACGCGCATTGCGCGCCAAAGCCGACGAAGTGTTGGAGTTTCTGACGATTGAGCATCTGGCGGATCACAAGGCGGGATTGATCTCTGGCGGGCAGAAAAAGCTGTTGGAACTGGGCCGCACCATGATGGTTGACGCCAAAATCGTGTTTCTGGACGAAGTGGGCGCCGGGGTGAACCGCACTCTGTTGATGACCATTGGGGATGCGATCCTGCGTTTGAACCAAGAACGCAATTACACCTTTGTTGTGATCGAACATGACATGGATTTTATCGGCAAAATTTGTGACCCGGTCATCTGCATGGCCGAAGGCAAAGTGCTGGCCGAAGGCACCTTGGCGGAAATCAAAGCGAACGAACAGGTGATCGAAGCCTATCTGGGCACCGGCCTGAAAAACAAAGACAAAGGTGAGGCATGA
- a CDS encoding ABC transporter ATP-binding protein, with translation MSSEPFLIGQSMTGGYGKGPDILHDCTIAVNPGEIAVIVGPNGAGKSTAMKSVFGMLNLRQGHVHLDGEDITKLSPQDRVIKGMGFVPQVRNIFPSMSVEENLEMGAFIRKDDFKSTIEQIYHLFPILRDKRNQAAGELSGGQRQQVAVGRALMTQPKVLMLDEPTAGVSPIVMDELFDRIIEVARTGIPILMVEQNARQALEIADRGYVLVQGANAYSGTGKELLADPEVRKSFLGG, from the coding sequence ATGAGCAGCGAACCGTTTCTGATCGGCCAAAGCATGACCGGCGGCTATGGCAAAGGCCCTGATATTCTGCATGATTGCACCATTGCGGTGAATCCGGGCGAAATTGCCGTCATCGTTGGCCCAAATGGCGCCGGTAAATCCACCGCGATGAAATCTGTGTTTGGGATGTTGAACCTGCGGCAGGGCCACGTGCATCTGGATGGCGAAGACATCACCAAATTGTCGCCTCAGGACCGTGTCATCAAGGGCATGGGCTTTGTGCCGCAAGTGCGCAATATTTTCCCGTCAATGTCCGTCGAAGAGAACCTCGAAATGGGGGCGTTCATTCGCAAGGATGATTTCAAATCGACCATCGAACAGATTTATCATCTGTTTCCGATCCTGCGTGACAAACGCAATCAGGCGGCGGGCGAATTGTCCGGTGGGCAACGTCAACAGGTGGCTGTTGGTCGCGCGCTGATGACCCAGCCAAAGGTTTTGATGCTGGATGAACCCACTGCGGGCGTATCCCCGATTGTGATGGATGAGTTGTTTGATCGCATCATCGAAGTGGCCCGTACCGGCATTCCGATCCTGATGGTGGAACAAAACGCCCGTCAGGCGCTGGAAATCGCCGATCGCGGATATGTTCTGGTGCAGGGCGCCAATGCCTATTCCGGCACCGGCAAAGAGCTTCTGGCGGATCCAGAAGTTCGCAAATCATTCCTGGGGGGCTGA
- a CDS encoding branched-chain amino acid ABC transporter permease, which yields MDFLNALVALTQFVIIPATTYGSQLALGALGVTLIYGILRFSNFAHGDTMAFGTMSTILFTWWLQSMGVSFGPLPTALLALPFGIAATSLFVIGTDRVVYRFFRAQKAAPVVFVIAAMGVMFVYNGVVRFIIGVGDQNFLDGERFILRARDFKEWSGLREGLTIKTSQGLTVITAVIVVALLFWFLNKTRTGKSMRAFSDNEDLALLSGINPERVVMVTWIIVAALATIAGTLYGLDKSFKPFTYFQLLLPIFAAAIVGGLGNPLGAIAGGFLIAFAEVTITYPLKKVLGYLMPESLEPDGLVQLLSTDYKFAVSFVILIAVLLVKPTGLFKGQSV from the coding sequence ATGGATTTCCTAAACGCATTGGTCGCTTTGACCCAATTTGTCATCATCCCGGCCACCACCTATGGGTCGCAGCTGGCGCTGGGTGCGCTGGGCGTGACGTTGATCTATGGGATTTTGCGGTTTTCGAACTTTGCACATGGTGACACGATGGCCTTTGGCACGATGTCGACGATCCTGTTTACGTGGTGGCTGCAATCCATGGGGGTCAGCTTTGGCCCGCTGCCAACGGCCCTGCTGGCCCTGCCCTTTGGCATCGCGGCGACATCGCTGTTTGTGATCGGCACGGACCGCGTTGTTTATAGATTTTTCCGCGCCCAAAAGGCCGCGCCGGTGGTGTTTGTCATCGCCGCTATGGGGGTGATGTTTGTCTATAACGGCGTGGTGCGGTTTATCATCGGTGTCGGCGATCAGAATTTCCTGGATGGCGAACGGTTCATCCTGCGCGCCCGTGATTTCAAAGAATGGTCCGGCCTGCGCGAAGGTTTGACCATCAAAACATCCCAAGGTCTGACCGTCATCACGGCAGTGATCGTCGTGGCGCTGTTGTTCTGGTTCCTCAACAAAACCCGCACCGGAAAATCCATGCGCGCATTTTCCGATAACGAAGATCTAGCGCTGCTATCAGGCATCAACCCTGAACGGGTGGTGATGGTCACGTGGATCATCGTCGCAGCCCTCGCCACCATTGCAGGCACGCTTTATGGCTTGGACAAAAGCTTTAAGCCATTCACCTATTTCCAACTGCTGCTGCCCATCTTTGCCGCGGCCATCGTGGGCGGGTTGGGCAATCCGCTGGGGGCCATTGCCGGTGGTTTCCTGATCGCCTTTGCTGAGGTGACAATCACCTATCCATTGAAAAAAGTGTTGGGCTATCTGATGCCCGAAAGCTTGGAACCGGACGGGTTGGTACAACTTTTGTCTACCGATTACAAATTCGCCGTCAGCTTTGTCATTTTGATCGCTGTCTTGCTCGTGAAACCCACGGGCCTGTTTAAGGGGCAATCCGTATGA
- a CDS encoding branched-chain amino acid ABC transporter permease, translating to MSQSLRTPLLFTFVACLIIGTGFVQGWNSALLILNMGLISAIMALGVNLQWGFAGLFNVGVMGFVALGGLANVLIAMPPTTEAWAAGGLKVFLGLAIGIGAIIAAVKSHARLSGHTRIWAIVAILIVGFFAFRAMFDAGVAAIEEVNPAVTGYLGGLGLPVLVAWPVGGLLAAGAAWVIGKTALGLRSDYLAIATLGIAEIIVAILKNEVWLARGVQNVYGLPRPVPDAIELQNNAGFVERAAEFGLDPITASTLYIKMGYSVLFTIVLVILLVMAQKSLNSPWGRMMRAIRDNEDAARAMGKNVTKRHLQIFILGSAVCGIAGAMMTTLDGQLLPGAYQPLRFTFLVWVMVIVGGSGNNFGSVLGGFLIWWLWVQVEPIGAGLMQVITAGMAEDSGLRLHLLDSVAHMRLLTMGIILLLVLRFSPRGLIPEK from the coding sequence ATGAGCCAGTCACTTCGCACACCGTTATTGTTTACCTTTGTTGCGTGTTTGATCATTGGAACCGGGTTTGTTCAGGGCTGGAATTCGGCCTTGTTGATCCTGAATATGGGGCTGATTTCCGCGATCATGGCGCTGGGCGTGAACCTGCAATGGGGGTTCGCCGGGCTGTTCAATGTCGGGGTTATGGGTTTTGTCGCTTTGGGTGGATTGGCCAATGTGCTGATCGCAATGCCCCCCACAACCGAAGCCTGGGCCGCAGGTGGGTTAAAGGTTTTCCTAGGCTTGGCCATTGGGATCGGCGCGATAATTGCTGCGGTGAAATCCCATGCGCGTCTGTCCGGGCACACCCGGATCTGGGCGATTGTTGCGATCTTGATCGTCGGGTTCTTTGCGTTTCGCGCGATGTTTGATGCAGGCGTTGCCGCCATCGAAGAGGTCAACCCAGCCGTCACAGGGTATCTGGGTGGGCTTGGCCTGCCGGTTCTGGTTGCTTGGCCTGTCGGGGGTCTGTTGGCCGCGGGTGCGGCTTGGGTGATCGGCAAAACCGCGCTGGGTCTGCGCAGTGATTATCTGGCAATTGCGACGCTGGGCATTGCGGAAATCATCGTTGCGATCCTGAAAAACGAAGTTTGGTTGGCGCGAGGCGTGCAAAACGTCTATGGCCTGCCGCGCCCCGTTCCTGATGCGATTGAGCTGCAAAACAATGCGGGTTTTGTCGAACGCGCTGCCGAATTTGGGCTCGATCCGATCACGGCATCGACGCTTTATATCAAAATGGGCTATTCGGTGTTGTTCACCATTGTTTTGGTGATCCTGCTGGTCATGGCGCAGAAATCGTTGAACTCGCCTTGGGGTCGCATGATGCGGGCCATCCGTGACAACGAAGACGCCGCCCGTGCCATGGGTAAAAACGTCACCAAACGCCATTTACAGATTTTCATCCTCGGCTCTGCCGTTTGTGGGATTGCCGGGGCGATGATGACCACGTTGGACGGTCAATTGCTGCCCGGCGCCTATCAGCCGCTGCGCTTTACCTTTTTGGTCTGGGTGATGGTGATTGTCGGCGGGTCCGGCAATAACTTTGGCTCGGTGCTGGGTGGGTTTCTGATCTGGTGGCTGTGGGTTCAGGTGGAACCCATTGGCGCAGGTTTGATGCAGGTGATCACCGCCGGCATGGCCGAAGATAGCGGATTGCGTCTGCACCTGCTGGACAGCGTGGCGCATATGCGGCTGCTGACCATGGGCATCATCCTGTTGCTGGTTCTACGGTTCAGCCCGCGCGGCTTGATCCCGGAAAAATAA
- a CDS encoding outer membrane protein, with protein sequence MTNLFAKSVAVFALSAGAALAGGLDTPVAPATPAAPIVPVAQDATDWTGFYLGAEIGTGNAEGNGIEDDVNSFGGFAGYMHDMGNIVVGGELAYGRYSADDAEDVDATSLKARVGYDLGTVLPYAFAGVASVSGDDVTDSVTIYGVGADMQVTDSIRVGAEYLIGENDNFDDSFEFKVDTISLRAAYSF encoded by the coding sequence ATGACTAATCTTTTCGCGAAATCCGTAGCCGTATTTGCACTTTCCGCTGGTGCTGCACTTGCTGGCGGTTTGGACACGCCTGTTGCGCCTGCGACACCTGCCGCCCCGATTGTTCCTGTTGCACAGGACGCCACTGACTGGACCGGTTTTTACCTCGGTGCTGAAATCGGTACAGGAAATGCAGAAGGCAATGGCATAGAAGACGACGTCAATTCATTTGGTGGTTTTGCAGGCTACATGCACGACATGGGCAACATTGTTGTTGGTGGTGAACTGGCCTATGGCAGATACTCAGCGGATGACGCTGAGGATGTTGATGCGACATCTCTGAAAGCACGCGTTGGCTATGATCTGGGCACAGTTCTGCCCTATGCATTTGCGGGCGTTGCCAGCGTGAGCGGTGATGATGTGACTGATTCCGTTACCATTTATGGTGTTGGTGCAGACATGCAAGTCACCGACAGCATTCGTGTTGGCGCGGAATACCTGATTGGCGAAAATGACAACTTCGATGACAGCTTTGAGTTTAAAGTAGACACAATCAGCTTGCGTGCTGCTTATAGCTTCTGA
- a CDS encoding outer membrane beta-barrel protein — translation MIRLSAICIVFSVTASATLAGGLDAPETAQPEIMARHTAVPMNWSGPYAGLSYGALSADNDSNSTSLGIYAGYGHELGQTRLILGGEAELGRIKDSDGGATFDTTGLRLRAGYNAGLVQPYAFVGTAQINDDDIDDAKITSRGIGVEFAVNHRLRLGLEYGVSTFSGSIDGSEDAPSFSRDAIFDGGSGDFSLPEGGDYSEDATVISLRASYTF, via the coding sequence ATGATACGATTGTCTGCAATTTGCATTGTTTTTTCTGTAACTGCGTCTGCCACATTGGCCGGGGGATTGGATGCACCCGAAACTGCCCAGCCGGAAATTATGGCACGGCATACAGCTGTGCCCATGAATTGGTCGGGGCCCTATGCGGGGCTGTCTTATGGCGCATTGTCAGCAGATAACGATTCAAATTCTACATCGCTGGGGATTTATGCGGGGTATGGTCATGAACTTGGTCAAACCCGTCTCATTCTGGGCGGCGAAGCTGAGCTGGGGCGGATCAAGGATTCCGACGGTGGGGCGACATTTGACACGACAGGTTTGCGTTTACGTGCCGGATATAATGCAGGCTTAGTTCAGCCTTATGCCTTTGTTGGGACCGCGCAGATCAACGATGATGACATTGATGATGCCAAAATCACATCCCGCGGTATTGGCGTCGAATTCGCTGTAAATCACCGGTTACGTCTGGGTTTGGAATATGGGGTCAGCACCTTTTCCGGGTCGATCGATGGTTCTGAGGATGCACCGTCTTTCAGTCGTGACGCGATTTTTGATGGCGGATCCGGTGACTTCTCTCTGCCCGAAGGCGGGGATTATTCTGAGGATGCGACGGTGATTTCCTTGCGGGCGTCTTACACTTTTTAG
- a CDS encoding anhydro-N-acetylmuramic acid kinase has product MLKGQAVQAVGAMSGTSLDGVDVAQITTDGVTISGFGPSAYREYSAAERAMLRSGLGQWPDQVSDALVELIETVHADALQAFDEAEIIGFHGQTLAHDPKNKGTHQAGDGQILADVLQKPVVWDFRSADVKLGGEGAPLAPFYHFALAKYIKADAPLAMLNLGGVGNITWIDPRFEKPEEPGALLAFDTGPANAPLNDLMQDRLGQSFDAEGALARTGQVSDEILGAFLADPYFYRMAPKSLDRDTFGDLSHAVKDLNDADAAATLTACIAASVVSGIDLCPAPPSRVLVTGGGRKNTTLMDMLRAGLGLPVDPIETAGLDGDMLEAQAFAYLAVRVVNGLPTSCPSTTGVGAAVGGGTLSTPRD; this is encoded by the coding sequence ATGTTGAAGGGTCAAGCAGTTCAAGCAGTAGGTGCGATGTCGGGAACATCGTTGGACGGGGTCGATGTGGCGCAAATTACCACCGATGGCGTCACCATTTCGGGCTTTGGCCCCAGTGCCTATCGTGAATATAGCGCCGCGGAACGGGCGATGTTGCGGTCTGGTCTGGGGCAATGGCCCGATCAGGTCAGTGACGCGTTGGTCGAGCTGATTGAGACCGTGCATGCGGATGCCTTACAAGCGTTTGATGAGGCTGAAATTATCGGATTTCACGGGCAGACCCTGGCGCATGACCCCAAAAACAAAGGCACGCATCAAGCTGGGGATGGCCAAATACTGGCAGACGTTTTGCAAAAACCAGTGGTTTGGGATTTTCGTTCGGCGGATGTAAAATTGGGTGGTGAAGGCGCGCCGTTGGCACCGTTTTATCACTTTGCGCTTGCGAAATATATCAAAGCAGATGCCCCGCTTGCGATGCTCAATCTGGGCGGGGTTGGCAACATCACTTGGATCGATCCAAGATTTGAAAAACCAGAGGAACCGGGTGCGTTGCTGGCATTTGATACAGGGCCAGCCAATGCGCCGCTTAATGATCTGATGCAGGATCGATTGGGCCAAAGCTTTGATGCAGAGGGGGCTTTGGCGCGGACAGGGCAGGTGTCAGATGAGATTTTAGGGGCGTTTTTAGCGGATCCGTATTTTTATCGCATGGCGCCGAAATCGCTGGATCGCGATACGTTTGGCGATCTTAGCCACGCGGTCAAAGACCTGAATGACGCGGATGCAGCGGCCACGTTAACCGCGTGTATCGCCGCGTCAGTAGTGTCGGGGATCGATCTGTGTCCGGCGCCGCCATCGCGCGTTTTGGTCACCGGGGGCGGGCGTAAAAACACCACTTTGATGGATATGTTGCGCGCTGGTTTGGGATTGCCGGTCGACCCGATCGAAACCGCCGGGCTGGATGGCGATATGTTAGAGGCGCAAGCCTTTGCCTATTTGGCAGTGCGTGTGGTCAATGGTTTACCGACCTCTTGTCCGTCAACCACAGGGGTGGGGGCCGCGGTGGGTGGTGGCACTCTTAGCACGCCAAGGGACTGA